Genomic window (Magnolia sinica isolate HGM2019 chromosome 6, MsV1, whole genome shotgun sequence):
ACAAACAGCATATGATCTTAAATACATCGAACAAAACTTAAAAATACAGTATAAATCTATAATTCTAATGCAGTATACATCCATAATTCTAtgtgtttatatttttttttttcccttccctCTTTTTCCAACCTAGAATTAACAGGACTGTTCGATCGTGCATACATGTATCTTTACACCAGTGCAACATCCTTGGTCTTCTGGCTTCTGTTGCTAATAGAACCGACATAAAGGTCAGACTTGCCGGAATCATATTCAGATAGCCCCGTCTTCCGACCACCGTCTGACATGCTCTTCACAAATGCAACAAACTGCCGCCAGTTCTCGCCCTCGAATAGCCTCTTATTCATTCTCAGAAATGTGAATGCACTCAATCCATTGCCGGAATCTGACCTACTTGTTGCCAGAATCTGCTCATATGCTCCCTTGTCATACCTCTCCAGCGCATTCTCTCCAGCTAGCTCTGTCTTGGCAGTCTTTGTTGCTGTCTTGACTTGCCGGACAAGCCCTTCTGGTGAGCAGTTTGCATGCTCCGGCTGTTGCTCGTTCCTCATTTCCATGCATGTGAAATTGAGTACAACACCCCTCCTACCCATCATCCGTGCTATGGGTAGGTACCCATCTCGGTGTCGGGTATTGTAGTATCCAGCCGTCAGTTCTGCTGGGTGGGATCTTGTATTGTAATGCCAGTGGATCCCAGCAACCTTTCCAGATAGCTTGGCACCAGTGCCCCGGAATATCCCCTCGGCAGCTGCCAAGATCTGGTCACCATGTTCAAGTAACTTTCCAGAGTACCACTCCATGAAGAAGTTACCATACTCCGAATTCCATGTTCCGTCTTTCCTGAAGAAGCCAGTTTCCTCGGGGAATTGGTTGTAGTGGCCagcatcatgtggtccacctacacCCCAATTATCATTTCCAATCGCTGCTGCTGATGCTTTTAGAGAAGCACTCATGTACTGTGGAGAATCATAGATCATGTAAGAATACAATTTGGACATGGACAATTTTttctatagaaaaaaaaaaaaggtcattcaGTTGAAAACTTTCAATTTTGTCATTTACCTTGTCGTAGCATTGGAATTCTCCGATACCAGGGAATCTCCAAGTACCATTGCTTTCTGGATAAGATGGATACCTCAGCTCACCACAGGGGCCCATGCCAACTTGAATTTCCTGACAAAACAAATTCAAATGAGTGACGTGAGATTAAAGATCCATCTGGAATCATGGAAAAGGAAATGAAAGGAGCGCATCGCTGGGCCCTTAGATGCAAGATTTTATATATTGGAGTAAAAGGTAATTCAAGATACAGAGCTCCTGATTCATTGGACAAACCAAACGGATAAGGGAGGTTTTTTAAATCTATATCTATATATGTCACTgccaccaccatcatcacagACTTGTCCCAGCTGTTTGGAATCCTAATTGGCTAATCAAAGATTCGAAACAGGAATTCTCATATATTACCTGTTAACAAAAGTAAATGGTAGCTGTAATCTTAttgtatctttttttcttttttaatgtagCTGAACTTTGATTTTAAGGTAAGTTTTAAAGTTAGATACTTAAGAAGGTGGgtgtttctcttttcttttgcaGGTAGTTCTCTTCATTGGATCTTTGTTAGGTTGAATTCTTAGGTAAGCTTTAAAGCGAAGCTGTAAGTTGTAAAATGAAATTCGGAGGTAAGTTTTCAAAGGGAATTGAGGCCTTACCACAATCACTCCTCCAAGATAGTCCTGGAACTTTTCGCGGAAGCTGGTCATGTAATCAGAGTAGACTTGGATGGGTGTTCTTCCTCTCAGTACAGGCAATGAATCACAGCCCAAAGATACGTATTCAGGGTTTCTCCTACCTGATTTATCTGTGTAGACAAGATCAGGGTTCTGGCTGATTTCTTCAAGTACCCATGGTGGTAAGGGAATGCTGAtaattcaagaaaaaaataacaataaattagaaatcaatatataatCCCATAGAAAAATTAAGTATTTGAAAACTATGAATAATTGTCaaataaatgaagaagaaagaaatctcACCCCTAAAAAAAGGCACCTTAATCTCTACATACTAGAAATTTTTTTCTCGAAACAATCCACAAATATCTAAAAACCATGAAACACCAAAAGCTAAGACTGAAATTgggtgcaccaaatatcatgaaatttcgtgatatttcatgattaatcagtcaaTTCGGATcacaatatcatgatatttggtgcaactaaacacCACccaaaagaaattcaaggctcggCCTcaacaaaacccagaaacaataaAACATGGGAGAATTCAATATAACACAAGAATCATATATAAAGAAATCGTGGCATACCTGCAAGAGTCGCCAACATTCCCTCCACACTGATGGAAAGACATAACAATCTGAATCTTCAGTCCATTCTTTTGGACCATCTGAACAAGCTCAGCATATCCCTCCCAGTTATATTTCAAAGGCCCATCTTTCTCTACCAATCCCCACCAAGCATCCACCATCACACCTTCCACCCCGGCGCTCTTCAACGCCATCAAACTGGCGTTCAAGGCACGCGCTCTGTTCAAGCTCCCCCCCATTGAAACCGTGTCGAGGGGCAGCATAACAAATACCGGGACGTGAAAACCTGGCTTTGAGCTGCCGGAGAGTTTGTGCAGTCTCTCCTCCATGTCATTCCTCCTGACAGAGAAGGAGAATGCCTTGTCTTCCAAGACTTGCATTTCATGAGTCGAGCTCTTCGCCCTGAGACGGCAAGAGGGCTTGAAGGGTGTGTAGGAGATAACGCTGGAGAAATCTTCAGATGTTTTGtggcttttggtttcttttgggcTAATGAAAGGAGTTGAATGGAGTGTTAAGGCCATTTTTCTTTGGTAACGGATGGGAAGATTGAGATAATGAAAATATAAGAGAGGAGGGAGGATTTATAGAAGAAAAGTGCCGTTTGGGTTCTAAAGAAGACAaaggtggtggggtccattttaaaaagaaaaagcacTCAAAAACAAATGAATCAGCTCACTTTTTTCAATTGATATTATTCTACGCGCTTGGATTTTTTCAAACCTACTAAATAGTTGCATGTAAAATATTGAATGAAaggagattttatttatttaaaaaaaaaaaaaaaaaaaaattaagtcaaGCATCGAGTAGTTATTTTTACGGTGCAAGTTATTTAGCTGTGTTAAAATCTATTCGCACACGTGTAAAAGTTATGCACGTGCCCATTACCCCTTCATACATCTGCTTTTATGCTATTGCCTGTGTGGGGTCCGACATATTGCTTGTATGCTATCCAAGCCTTGTATTAAGTGAATCCCACCCCCGAAAACAAAGAGTATCCAATCGTTAGGTGGGCGTCGCTATGGGTAACTACCTAGAGAcctccaaattcacttttttGGCTAACAAGATGGTTGGACCGGCTAGATTTTTTAGCCTATCAATTTTTACGGTGGAGTGAAGTTGTTGGACGGGTTAAATGCGATACACACAAGACAGTGAGCCCATATGCAACTTGTGTAAGATAAGAAATAGGTATAGTGGGGTCATTTTGCATTAGGTAAAACTCAAGGAGGCTTGAGAAAAGagtggattaagtgagaccccggcctcacccaagacggtgaggcccttactgtgtggcccaccttgatgtatgtattatgtatccacgcagtccaccaatttttacagatcattttagggcattatttcaaaaataaagcagatccaattatcaagtggatcataccctAAGAGAccgtgatgattgaccattaatagctGATTTTTGTTTGTTTCTCTTCATCGGggattatgtgaccttatcaatagattgaacggtaaataaacactacggaaacattaaggtATGCAGAAATTTTTAATGCTAGGAAGGCCAATCACCGATGATTAGTTGTTTCTtactgtatggtccacctgataattggacctATTTCATTTCTAAGATAATTTTccaaaatgatatgcaaaaatggagggacggtgcggatacataatatacacatcaaggtgggctgcaccatcttgggtaggggtgtacatcgaatcgaaccgagccgagttggcctcagcttgactcgccTCGGCCACTGGTTGACCTATAATGCCTCGAATTACAGGGGCCGAGTAGGAAATCGGCTCCTGAATTTCCAAGTGCCACATGTGCCCTATTGGGGTTCAGAATTTGATGCATTTGTTTATTTCATAAGCAGTGGGGATTTTAGTAGACCATGAAGCATAAATCAACAATAAAATAATATCAAgtgctatatgtgtgtgtgtgtgtgtgtgtgtgtgtatatatatatatatccatgtcCAAACACAAGGTAAAGTAAAGATAAGAGGGACTAGTCCCACCAATACATCATCCCCAAAATGACTAAGACCCTAGCTCGTGGCCTGCGGTCATCCCTACAGCAGAGTAAGAGAATCCGCCGAAGATCTGAAAGTACGacaactcctcctcgtcatccacGCTTGCTCCATCAAGCGCATCTAGCTCTGTAATCCCTACATCTAAgacaggttctggttggtgttttaaaacatcgtcccagaataGGAGTGAatagctaactcaatggttccattaatAATAAGTCGCACATGTTATCACACGCAGGAGCAAGTTTAGTGAAGGCAAACATTTAAAGAaacctaattactcttgttaatacaaatgCATGTTtcaatgacatgatgcatgccctttcctccaacactccctcgagcgacaacatctaacgatcgcaatgcCCAACACTCTCTCAATGCGACTTTGACTGCCGAATTGCTAATACTAATTAATACAATGTATTGTAAGATGTTAACCGAGTTGATTAATTACATCCATTTATCCAACAATTTGGGGAAACTGGGACACCCTAATAGATCAATGCCCTATCCCAATCGCGCGGCCGTGGCCATATGGCTCTCGCGATCCTTGGCTCGTTTGGGTTTGTCATTcccaatattaaaatcatacGAAGATGGTTTGAGAAGGGATCTTTGCTCGCAGTtatacggggaagctcgtcaccccagcgtgggCTGACAattcgggcatagtgtctcataccaccatgcccggctctcgagactTGTGGGCCGCAACTAGCGGTTTGTTAGTGGACACGAACGGACACAGAGTGCCTCAGGTTCAAGCAGGCATGtacaaacatggttaacgtacaTGGATGGCCAACTGGTGGGCCAATTCGTCCCCACAAGACAAACTACGAACTGTACGACTTGAGACCGATGTTTCGCGTAGTCCAACTACAGCCAACAACACGTGGTTTGACTAGTCGGGTCAAATTTACCCGTGGACGGGCCTATCAGAAGGGCTGCTCAAGAGGGTTCCGAATTGTTAGCCGATCCAAATAAGGAACAGTGTATAAATGCAACATAATAAAGTAAAACTCAATCTACTTGTAGTTGTGAGAGAATTAGATATGTATAATGATAAACCACATTCACTATCAGCACACAAGGTATTGTGTTATAAAAATTCAGGGTATTTCCAGATAGACATGTACATGGGTCTAAGTTTCAAGGGGACATAAAAGGGAATGAGCGCAATAGCCGATTGCAGAAAGAATTAACATACATGGAGAAATGTGGGCAGTTAATTcacccactccacacatgtgaGAGACATGCGTCCGAATTCATTTTGCCAACTTTGCAAAATTGGGGATATCATAACTAGGAATCTCACATTTGTCAAACAAATCAACAATGCACACAGTTAATTAACTCAATCCGCACATATAAGGGACACGCAATCAAATTCATCTTGTAAAATCAGCAAAATTGGGGATATCATACTTGTAATTTTACACTTATCAAATAAATCAAGCAATGCAAGCATCAGGGTACTTAAAACCGAAATTTCTTCCCCAATTTAGGAAATTTACATGCACAATTTCGAATTCAACCATTTCACTCCATGGAAGCAACATGCAAGGCAAATTATCAAACATAATCACTAAGATTCGTTCTAGGTATGATAATAAGtcacctagaggtaatggtccgTACCTATGGTCGGTTGGAGGTTCTTGGAGTTGCTCTAGCAGCGCTGGGTCCGTGAATTGATGCGTCGGGGCCCTTTGCCAGATGAATTTGCATGTCAAGACACATGCAATGGCCTAACCTATGAAAATTTGAGGAGAGTTCGAGCGATTACCTTCCGATCAACGATACTCCACCTCTATGGCGGTAGGGTCGCGGTTTTCGGCGAATGGCGTGGTAGGAGGGGGATTTCTCAAttcccagctctctctctctctctctctctctctctctctctctctcttgttggaaATCTGTTGTGGGAGTGAAGGAGAAAGAGTTAAAGGCTTATATAGCCTGGGTTTTTGCCCAACTGGCCATAGGGTGGCAATTCCGACCACAAGTGACCTTATGGGGCACACTTACGGTTTTTGGGGTTGTCCtagtggccccctggcccatcggTACCATGGGATGGGTGTCTCATAATCTGATGAGGAGCTGTGCAAATTTTGGTGGCAAACGGATGCGAAAATTGATCAcaagggtccgatttgcgatcaatggtTACCGTCTTTCGATCAAGGGTCAGATTTGGTGGACGAGGGCAAGGAAATATCTTTGACCTACGGTGCGAGTTGGGGCGAAATCTAACGGTCGGAATGTCATAATTTATTATCCTAAGTGGCGAAGCTAattgttttaaaattcaaattttaggttATTAACTTGGGAGAGTTGCATTTCACAAGCGCCGGCTAGACGACACAAATCGTCCATTTTCGGGCGTCGTTTGAGTCCAttgtccgcgatggaccacaaacCCAGTAAGGTCCATAGCTTCCCATGGTTTCGGATTTATCTGCCCCCTTTTGGGCGTTGCACGGCTCGTACAGACAGTCGCCAAGTACTAATGGGCAGACCGACTCTACGGCCCGCGTTTGACCCGAACACGTTCAGACTCAATCGCATTAGCGGCTTAATTTATTGGTGGTGGGCCCCGCATGTGCGATCGAATTATGCGGTCCTACGGCAATCCACTTGTGGtcacctcaggacactgttctgattGGCCCGGGTGTTAcatgaccttagctcgaactcggctcggcttggtcctgactggccagctcggctcggtttggtcagcaaatcgggccgagtttgagccaagatcgagccgagttcgccattgaggcatttccacaaacagttggactgcactttcaaaatccctctgtatgtgaaacagatgcaatggttttataggtagtttatcaaacatcttctaagcaacataaaaacaaagaaaaaccaagaaaaaaaaaaggtatttgtttcgtgtacataccttccttgcaccaaccacacttcgttgagtcattttataaacatttggtgagcaacatcaatggcaaagtaacagagtcaccgaactagttcaatccaagtttgattcaagctggattcgatccaagttgagtcgagctggggcctactcgaatttggcttgaactcatttttgagcttaaaaaatccgctcgactcggctcgaactccgcttcgaactgagtcaaaccgagtcgaatagagtcgagcgagctaaccgagctagctcggtttgtgcaCACTCTTAATCTTGGATGAGGTcgtgtctcacctaatccgctctcacttgagaaggacgcggattgccaaCTGATGTTGCCCGTGGCGAGGTGTCTACTGGTCCGTGACTTGTGGTCCCAcaattttatctatgccgtccattcattttcagattattttagggcatgatcctaaaaatgagtcaatcaggtggaccccaccatagaaaaacagtggtcattcaatacccaccattaaaaccgtcctagggcccactgaaatatttatttatcattcaactTGTTTATTAACTATTAAGTGACATTGATTAAAGGTTAAACACAGATACcagattgatttaaaacttttgtggcttgtaaaaagattttaatgatggtACACTATTGTTTCCACTGACGTGGCCTATAGcttagatttttagattttgatCCGACTTAATTTTGGAATCATACTATAAAGTTATCTGAAAATGGAAAGACGGCCTGCGTGAAACccatatttcatggtggggctACATAACACCCGAGTAGCCAGCAGCGATGGGCAATCCGCGGCCACTTGAGAAGTTAAGAAAGAGGGAAGCGGGTTGCGCAGTGAGTagctcactacgcttagcgtactgagtaaactctgttaggtcCACTATGATTTACGTATTTTTAttctctccatccatccattttagaagataattttatgggttgaacccaaaaattaggcatatacaatgttcatatggaccacatcacaggaaacagtttaattaaatgtctaccgttgaaaaattcttaggggccacagaagttttggatcaagattatatttgtgttttcccttcagccatgtctgtatgatcttatgaacatgttagatgacaaataaacatcactgtggggcctagaaatgttttaacggtagaaatcattatccccagtgaaatgatctacttgatctttggatatatttcaattttgggatcaacctcttaaattagatggaaaaacagatggacggcgtggatataccacatacatttacggtgggcccaaatgagtttactcagtaggataagagggtactgagtaactcagtacgcaatccgacttCAAGAAAGAGAAAGATGCACTTTCTAATTTCACGCGAAACTGTTAGGCAGCTGGCAGCTCGCTGTCCTTCCACATAAGGCATATTTAGAtattatggacgcggattgccggcTGACGCGCCAG
Coding sequences:
- the LOC131248102 gene encoding beta-amylase 3, chloroplastic-like → MALTLHSTPFISPKETKSHKTSEDFSSVISYTPFKPSCRLRAKSSTHEMQVLEDKAFSFSVRRNDMEERLHKLSGSSKPGFHVPVFVMLPLDTVSMGGSLNRARALNASLMALKSAGVEGVMVDAWWGLVEKDGPLKYNWEGYAELVQMVQKNGLKIQIVMSFHQCGGNVGDSCSIPLPPWVLEEISQNPDLVYTDKSGRRNPEYVSLGCDSLPVLRGRTPIQVYSDYMTSFREKFQDYLGGVIVEIQVGMGPCGELRYPSYPESNGTWRFPGIGEFQCYDKYMSASLKASAAAIGNDNWGVGGPHDAGHYNQFPEETGFFRKDGTWNSEYGNFFMEWYSGKLLEHGDQILAAAEGIFRGTGAKLSGKVAGIHWHYNTRSHPAELTAGYYNTRHRDGYLPIARMMGRRGVVLNFTCMEMRNEQQPEHANCSPEGLVRQVKTATKTAKTELAGENALERYDKGAYEQILATSRSDSGNGLSAFTFLRMNKRLFEGENWRQFVAFVKSMSDGGRKTGLSEYDSGKSDLYVGSISNRSQKTKDVALV